The Mycobacterium seoulense genomic interval GGCGGCGCTGGCCGTGAGCACGCACGTGTCCGTCATGCTGGCGGGCTTCGCGGTCGGCCTGGTATTCGCCAAGGTCGGTGAACCGCGGCGGCTGGCACGTCAGCTGTTCGGCATCACCGAGGGGTTCTTCAGCCCGCTCTTCTTCGTCTGGCTGGGCGCCTCACTGCAGGTACGGGAGCTGGGTTCGCATCCGAAACTCATCCTGCTCGGCGCGGGCCTGGGGCTCGGAGCCGTGCTCGCGCACTGCGCGGGCAGGTTGCTCGGTCAACCGTTCACCCTGGCGGTGCTCTCGGCGGCGCAACTCGGTGTGCCGGTGGCCGCCGCCACCATCGGTGCCGAGGAACACCTGCTGGTGGCCGGCGAAGCGTCGGCGTTGATGTTCGGCGCCTTGCTGACCATCGCTGCCACCTCGATCGCGGGTGCGGTCGCGTCGCGCAACCAAGTGACCAAAGGCCCTTCCGCCGCGGGACCTCCGAATCCTCGAAAGCACGACTGAAGCACTTGCCGCCCGTTGCGTTCGGCCCTGCTGCCCGAAGCGGGGGAGTGGTCGAATGGATTCCAAGCTCGATCGAGGAGGCCGTCATGAGGTTTGCAACACGACGCCACCACCTGCGAGTCGTGCCGGTCGCGACGATGTTCCGCGTTACCGATCGCCTGCACTGCGGACGCACCGTCCGGGTGCCCGCTCACGAAATCGCACCCATCGTGTCGGCATGGCTGGCCGAGCTGGGCGCCCACAGCCCCCTGGTCGACGAGCTGGCACGGGCAGCCCGTGTCGGCGACTGGTCGCTGGCCTATGCCATCGGCGATCAGCTATCCGTTGACGTGGCCATCTCGGCTGCCGCGTAGCCCGCGGTATTGGCCCAAAGTCCCTCGAGCTAGAGCCGTCAGGCTCTCGTAGCGCCGGCAGCAATCCGCGATCGTAAAGAAGACTCAGCAACGTCGAAGGGAACGACCGCCATGAACACCCGATTTCCGGATGCCGGCACGGTCCGGACGGTCTTGAGTTTGGCATCCCGGGCACCCTCGGTGCACAACTCCCAACCCTGGCGGTGGCGGGTGGACGCGGCGAGTCTGCACCTCTACTCCGACGAGAGCCGGCGACTGCCCCACATCGACCCGGACGGCCGGGACCTGATGTTGAGTTGCGGTGCGGCCCTGCATCACTGCGTCGTCGCGCTGGCGGCGGTCGGGTGGCTTTCCAAGGTGACCCGGTTCCCGAATCCGGCCGACCCCACGCACCTTGCGGCGATCGAAGTTTCGCCGCACCGCGCCGACTCCGTCGACATTGCGCTGGCCGCGGCGATTCCGCGGCGGCGCACGGACCGGCGTTACTACAGCTCCTGGCCGGTGCAGGTGGGTGACGTCGCCCTGATGGCGGCGCGGGCGGCTCGCAGTGGGGTGACGCTCTGTCAGGTCGAAGACCTCGACAAGCTTCGGACGATCGTCGCCCAATCCGTCCAGGAGCACCTGAACCAGGACTATCTCGCCGAGCTCACGGCGTGGAGTGGCCGCTACGCGTCGGTGGCCGGCGTTCCCGCCCGCAACACGCCCGTGCCGGATCAGGCCGCGAAGATCCCGGGTCGGTTCTTCGCCGGCCCCGTGCTGCCGATGCCGCCCGACTCGTCATCGGCCGACGACAACGCCGTCGTCCTGGCATTGGGGACCCGCAACGACGACCGCCTGGCCCAGCTGCGTGCCGGTGAGGCGACCAGCGTCGTGCTGCTCACCGCGACGTCGCTGGGGCTGGTGAGTTGCCCGGTCACCGAACCGTTGGAGACGCCCGGAACGCGCGCCGAGGTGCAATCCGACATCTTCGGCGACAGCAGCTGTCCGCAGATGCTGCTCCGGGTGGGTTGGGCACCGATCAACGCCGACCCCTTACCGGCGACACCGCGGCGTCCGCTCGCCGACTTCGTCGAGTGGACGGTCGACCATCAGCACCAGGCCGCCGGCTGAGACGGCGAATTCACGGAAACGGTTGCGGCGCAAAGGACACGATGGAGACGACATTCACTTGGGACCCACGCCGTTGGCAGGTCGCTCGCGTTTTCGGCCGTAACCCGTTGCTTCGTCGCACGGACCGCATCGAAGCGCTGGCCGTCCTGGTCGCGCTGGTCGTGAGCCTGATCGCCGTCCCCGTCGCCGGTGTGGTCGGCGCGGTGACCTACGGCGCGCGGGAGCGGGTCTACACACAAGAGGCGCACGATCGGCACCGCGTCACGGCAACGGTCGCCGACTCCCGGGTCGAGGACTTGGGCGTGACCGTCGTGCAGGCGAAGTGGCCGGGACGCAACGGCGAGCGCAGCGGAACACTGGACCTCACCGAACCCGCCAGGGCGGGCGGGACCGTCGAAATCTGGGTGGACCGGGACGGCGAACCGGTGGTCGCACCCACCCCGGCCTGGCTCGCCGCCGCGGAGGCGGTCGGCGTGGCCGTGGTGACGGCGCTGGGAATGACCATGGCGATGGCGGCACTCCTGGCCATCGTCCGGTCGGCGCTGGATCGAGCTCGCGACGCCCTGTGGGAGCGCGACATCGAACTGCTCGCCGAGGCCTGGTAGCCGGCGGCCCCGTTGTCAAGCCCTATACAGCACAGTCGAACTGGCGGATGATGTGGCGATGAGCCGATACGGCGAAAATTCCGGTGCCGCAACGTTGGACGCAGTCGGGCTGCACCGCCTTGTCGAGGTCCTGATCGAGCGCGGATACCGCGTCATCGGTCCGACGTTGCGGGACGACGCCATCGTCCTCGACCAACTGGACTCCGCCGCGGACCTGCCGCGGGGATGGGGCGTCGACGTGGCCCCCGGGCATTACCGGGTGCGCCGGCGCGACGACGACGCGGCATTCGGGCACTCGTCGGGGCCCCAGTCCTGGAAGCAGTTCCTGCACCCGCCGCGGCGCCGGCTGTGGTCCGGCGGCCGGGACGGGTTCAGCACCGCCGATTCCGACGAGGAGGTTCCGCGGTACGCATTCCTGGGAGTGCGCGGGTGCGACCTGGCCGCGATCGCGACGCTCGACCGCGTCCTCGGCCGCGGCGAGTTCCCCGACAACTCCTTCGTCCGCCGGCATCGGCAGATCTTCGTGGTCGCGGTGAATTGCACGGAGCCGGGCGGCCTGTGCTTCTGCGCCTCGATGGGCACCGGCCCCGCGGCCGGGCCGGGATACGACTTGTCCCTGACCGAGCGGCCCGACGCAGACGGTGTGACCTACGTGGTCGAGGTCGGCACCGAAGAGGGTGCCGACGTCCTTGCGGCCGTTCCCCATCGGGTCGCCGAGGATGCGGAGATCGGTTCGGCGCACGCCGCCGTGCAGGCCGCTTCGCAGCGGATGGGCCGCCAGATGCCGGATACCGACCTGCGCGACCTGCTGCTACGTTCGCGCGAGTCGCCGCAGTGGGAGGAGGTCGCCAGTCGCTGCCTGACGTGCGGCAACTGCACGATGGTGTGCCCCACCTGCTACTGCACCAGCACCGAAGACGTCAGCGACCTGACCGGCGAGCATGCCGAGCGCTGGCAGCACTGGGCGTCGTGCTACGAGTTCGACTTCACCTACGTGCACGGCGGAGGCAGCGTGCGCCAGTCCCCGGAATCGCGCTACCGGCACTGGATCACCCACAAGCTGGGCACCTGGCACGACCAGTTCGACATGTCCGGCTGTGTCGGCTGCGGGCGCTGCATCGCCTGGTGTCCCACCGGGATCGACATCACCGAAGAGATGAACAAGATGGCCCGCGATGACTGACGGCGCACCACCGTCCTCGATGGCGCCCAACCCCTACCGGGTACGCAGCCGCGTCGTGGAAAGCCCCGATTCGGCGACGCTGTGCCTCGAACCGCTCGGCGATGTCCTGCGCACCCCGCAGCCCGGGGAGTTCATGATGCTCTACGCCTTCGGCATCGGCGAGGCGGCGATATCGATCAGCGGCGACCCCACGGTCACCG includes:
- a CDS encoding Acg family FMN-binding oxidoreductase; its protein translation is MNTRFPDAGTVRTVLSLASRAPSVHNSQPWRWRVDAASLHLYSDESRRLPHIDPDGRDLMLSCGAALHHCVVALAAVGWLSKVTRFPNPADPTHLAAIEVSPHRADSVDIALAAAIPRRRTDRRYYSSWPVQVGDVALMAARAARSGVTLCQVEDLDKLRTIVAQSVQEHLNQDYLAELTAWSGRYASVAGVPARNTPVPDQAAKIPGRFFAGPVLPMPPDSSSADDNAVVLALGTRNDDRLAQLRAGEATSVVLLTATSLGLVSCPVTEPLETPGTRAEVQSDIFGDSSCPQMLLRVGWAPINADPLPATPRRPLADFVEWTVDHQHQAAG
- a CDS encoding Rv1733c family protein → METTFTWDPRRWQVARVFGRNPLLRRTDRIEALAVLVALVVSLIAVPVAGVVGAVTYGARERVYTQEAHDRHRVTATVADSRVEDLGVTVVQAKWPGRNGERSGTLDLTEPARAGGTVEIWVDRDGEPVVAPTPAWLAAAEAVGVAVVTALGMTMAMAALLAIVRSALDRARDALWERDIELLAEAW
- a CDS encoding 4Fe-4S dicluster domain-containing protein, producing MSRYGENSGAATLDAVGLHRLVEVLIERGYRVIGPTLRDDAIVLDQLDSAADLPRGWGVDVAPGHYRVRRRDDDAAFGHSSGPQSWKQFLHPPRRRLWSGGRDGFSTADSDEEVPRYAFLGVRGCDLAAIATLDRVLGRGEFPDNSFVRRHRQIFVVAVNCTEPGGLCFCASMGTGPAAGPGYDLSLTERPDADGVTYVVEVGTEEGADVLAAVPHRVAEDAEIGSAHAAVQAASQRMGRQMPDTDLRDLLLRSRESPQWEEVASRCLTCGNCTMVCPTCYCTSTEDVSDLTGEHAERWQHWASCYEFDFTYVHGGGSVRQSPESRYRHWITHKLGTWHDQFDMSGCVGCGRCIAWCPTGIDITEEMNKMARDD